The Candidatus Baltobacteraceae bacterium sequence GGTAATGTTGCCGCTCAACACGCCGCCGCCCGAACTCACGATCTCGTACAAAAATGCGAGCACGTTGACGATGATCAGCACCCGCGTGACGGTTGCGCGTTGGCTCAGGACTCGCTCCCGGTGACCATCACCATGCGCGCGAGTTCGAGCGAGATCGCGTGCGAGGCTTTTCCGATCTCGACGGTGATCGGGCCTCCGAGCGGTGCCTTCCCGTGAATCCGGACTTTGGCGCCGGGACGCAATCCCATCTCGCCGAGGTAGCGCAGAATCTCCGGCACTTCGTCGGTCACGCCTTGCACGACGGCGCGCGAACCTTCGTCGAGTTGCGCGAGCGGAAGCCCGGTCCGAATCGGGTCGCTCAAATCTTTCGGCGGAATCGGGTGCCCGTGCGGGCACACTTGCGGATCGCCGAGGATCTCGACGAGCCGGGCTTCGACTTTGTCGGAGATTGCGTGCTCGAGCATGCAAGCCTCGGCGTGCACCTCGTCCCACGACATCCCGAGCACGTCGGTCAGCAGACGTTCGGCGAGCCGGTGCCGGCGCAGCACGCGGACCGCGACCTCGAGGCCCTTGCGCGTGAGGCGCACTTCACCGCGTGTAACCTGTTCGAGGTAGCCCTCGCTTGCAAGCTTCTTGAGCATGCCCGAAACCGAAGCCGGCGCGACGCCCAATTCGGACGCGAGCCCCGAGGTCGTAACGCCCGGACCCTCGCGTTCGAGCCGGTAGACGCCCTCGAGATACTCCTCGGTCGACTCCGCAAAATGACTATGGCCGGACATGCGTACTGGTGTTCGACGCGCTGCGGCCCGGTTCCATCACGCTCGCCGCCCGCAGCAACTCGCGCATGCTCGCCTTGAGGGAATCGGCGGCAAAGGACGCGTCGATCGCGTTCCCGATCAGGCGCAGGAGCGTCGTCTCGCCGGCGATCGACGCGACGTACTCGTACTCTTGCGTGATGCTCGTTCGAAAGAGCGCCGGATCGTCGGCATCGATCGTGACGACGACGCCCGCGGCATCCAGTTCGAGCAGCGGATGCGGGTGCTCGCGCGAGGCGATGCCGGTGAGAAAGTTCGAGGTCGGGCAAATCTCGAGCGGAATCTGCCGGTGCGCCAGCAGCTCGACGACGTCGCGATCTTCGAGCGCGCGCACGCCGTGCCCGATCCGTTCGACGTGCAAACGTTCGATCGCATCGCGAACGCTCGTCG is a genomic window containing:
- a CDS encoding metal-dependent transcriptional regulator, with amino-acid sequence MSGHSHFAESTEEYLEGVYRLEREGPGVTTSGLASELGVAPASVSGMLKKLASEGYLEQVTRGEVRLTRKGLEVAVRVLRRHRLAERLLTDVLGMSWDEVHAEACMLEHAISDKVEARLVEILGDPQVCPHGHPIPPKDLSDPIRTGLPLAQLDEGSRAVVQGVTDEVPEILRYLGEMGLRPGAKVRIHGKAPLGGPITVEIGKASHAISLELARMVMVTGSES